A section of the Echeneis naucrates chromosome 12, fEcheNa1.1, whole genome shotgun sequence genome encodes:
- the LOC115051788 gene encoding growth arrest and DNA damage-inducible protein GADD45 gamma-like, with translation MTLEEVLIQKPAERAHCTGKALEEVLVSAKDNDSLTVGVYECAKVMNLDPDSVSFCVLAMDEEFECDIALQIHFTLIQSFCFDNDISIVRVSDMQRLAEIVGDKAEQLEDAHCVLITNPADGSWEDPALEKLHLFCEESRRLNDWVPEISLPER, from the exons ATGACTCTTGAGGAGGTTCTGATCCAGAAGCCCGCCGAGCGTGCTCACTGCACCGGCAAAGCCCTGGAGGAGGTCCTGGTGTCCGCCAAGGACAACGACTCCCTCACCGTCGGCGTCTACGAGTGCGCCAAAGTCATGAATCT AGACCCGGACAGCGTGTCCTTCTGCGTCCTGGCCATGGATGAAGAGTTTGAATGCGACATCGCTCTCCAGATCCACTTCACCCTCATCCAGTCCTTCTGCTTCGACAACGACATCAGCATCGTCAGAGTGAGCGACATGCAGCGTCTGGCTGAGATAGTTGGTGACAAGGCGGAGCAGCTGGAAGATGCTCACTGCGTCCTCATCACG AACCCAGCTGACGGGTCTTGGGAGGATCCGGCTCTGGAGAAGCTGCACCTGTTCTGTGAGGAGAGCCGGCGTCTGAACGACTGGGTTCCTGAGATTAGCCTCCCCGAGCGCTGA